TAATTTTGTCGCGCTTTGGTTCAAAATATTTTCAAACATTTTTAATTTCCTTGGATTTGTTCAAGTGGAATGGCAAGCGGAACTGATGAATTTTTTTCAACTGCTTTTGTAAGGCTTTCAAGCGGAATTGAAATGACGGGATTTAATATTCTTGAAAAAAAACTTCCATCGAGAATTGAATCAACCTTAAACCAAGGCTGAGCTTTCATTAAAATTAAAACAACTCCAACAATTGCAAGTCCTTCCAAAAATCCAAAAACAAAGCCTAAAAATCTATCCAGATCTTTGAAAATTTCACCGCCAAAAATATTTTTTATTGCAGTCTGAAGAATTTTCATAACTATAAATGCAATTATAAAAATCAGCAAAAAAGAAAGCACAACAGAAACTAAATGAATTTTCAAATGCTTTTCAATTGGAGAAACCAGCCGTCCGTAAAAAAGAATTGCAACCCAAATACTTACAACTGGAGCTGCTTTTCCGAACACTTCATTTAAAAATCCGTTTATTGCTCCAATAATTGCAAACGTCAAAACAACAAGCAAAAAAACAATATCGATTGCGGGAAACATCATATTTTTATCTGCTCCAAAATCAGATTTGCTATAATTTCAGAAGGCTTTTTTTCTTTGCAAATGGACTTGCAGCTTTCAGCAAATTTATTTCTAGTTTCTGAATTTTTCATTTCAGATAATGCATCAAGAAGATTTTCTTTTGTAGCATCTTTTCCTGTTAAAGCAATGGCAGCACCTTTGTTTGCAAAATATTCTGCATTGTCAACTTGATCGCCTCTTGTTCCTGCACCGCACAAAGGAATTAAAATCATCGGCTTTGAACAAACGGCGCATTCCCATAAAGAATTTGCTCCAGCTCTGGAAATTATTATATCCGCGGATTGAATTACAGAAACCATTTCATTAAAAATAAATTCGTAAGGCTTGTAGTTGTCATCGCCGGAAGCCATAATGTCAGGATTTTCCTGCGCAAATTTTTTTCCAGTTTGATGAACAACTATGAAATCTTTTTTAAGTTCATCAAGGCATTCAATTACAAGATTATTTATCTGGTTTGCGCCAAGGCTTCCGCCTAAAATTAAAAGAATATTTTTTTTGCAGCCATTATCTATGCCAAGGAATTTTTTTCCAGCTTCTGAACTGTCATTGTAAAATGCCGGACGAACTGGATTTCCTGTAGCAATGCATTTTTCTTTTTGGAAATCTTTAAAATACTTTTTTGTTTCCTCGTAAGAAATTAAAATTTTAGAAGCTTTTTTGCTGTTGATTCGTGTTGCAAGTCCCGGAGTAAAATCGCACTCGTGAGTAAAATACGGAATCTTTAAAAGAACAGCGGCGGCGCACGGAGGTACACTTACAAATCCGCCTTTTGAAAAAAGAAAATCCGGCTTTATTTTTTTTAGAATAAAAAATGATTTTATAAATCCTGCGAATATTTTAAAAAAGTCTGTGAAATTTTTCAGCGAAAAATAACGCCTAAGTTTTCCACATGGGATTCCATGAAAACAAGAAATGCTTCCACCTAATGACAAAAGATTTTTTTCAATTATTGCAGAATCCATTCCCTTGGAATTTCCAATCCAGTGAATTTCTATTTCAGTTGATTCATTTGAAATTTTTTTCAGTTCATCAGCAATTGCAATTCCCGGATATATGTGCCCGCCTGTTCCGCCGCCAGCAAAAGCGATTACAATTTTTTTCTTAGACATTTTTTATTTTTTTCCATCAGTTTCATAAGCTCTTCATTTTTGAAAAGCGATGCATAGCCACGCGCACTCATTCCCATGCTGTCTTTTACGTCAGGATCTGCGCCAGAATCCAAAAGCAGTTTTACAATTTTTGAATTTCCGTTTCCGACTGCGAGAACAAGAATAGACTGCCCGTCTGAACTCATTGTGCTCAAGTCCGCGCCATGATCTATAAGAAGTTTTGCAATTTCGTAGTTTTTCCGCCAGACAGCATCCATCACAGGAGAATATCCTCTGTCTTCGGAAACTTCGTTTATGTCCGCGCCTTTTTCAAGTAGAAGCTCAAGCATTTCCTTGTTGTCATTTCTTGTTGCGACACACAAAAGCGGAACTCCTTGCAATGTTTTTGAATTCACGTCTATTCCAGAATTCAAAATTGATTTGCAAATTTCAGTTTTTTCTTTTTCAAGATAAAATTCAAAACTGTCCGCGTTGCATGAAATTCCCTGCTCCAAAAGTGAATTTCTGTTTGCGCGTTTTAAACTGTCTGATTTTATTTCATCGATATTTTTTTCAAGCCACTTAAAAAGCTCGTTTTCAGAATAAAAATTTTTTAAAGATGATTTTTCATTTTCAGAAGGAAATAACTCGCAGTATTTTTTTTCTTCATCTAAAGCAAGAACTGGCATTTTTTTTCCGTAGCAAAAACCAAAAACGCAAGACAAAATCAGCACAGAATTTTCAACATTGGAAAAAAACAAAAAACCGTCAAAAATTGAAATTTTCTCAAAAATGTCTTTTAAATTTTTTTCATATTGATTTAAAACAATTTTTTCAGAATCGCATTTATTTGAAGTAAAAAAAATTTCAGCTCGGTTTGCATTTTCTTCCTGAGCCGTCTGAGCAACAATCAACCATTTCATTCTTAAATTATAGCTTAGCTTTGTTCAAAAGTCTATTGCCCCTAAAATTTCGTTTTGAAAAAAATAATTTTCTCTCTTGACAAAAAAGCGCATCGGATATATGTTTCTACTAACAGAAACAAAAAAAAACAGGAGCTTTTTATGAATGAAAACGAAAATCTTGGTGAAAAACGTGTTCTTGAAACCTCAGAGAAAAAAGGAGTTCAAATCCGCGACTTGATTCTTGTTGCAGTTTTGCTTGCGGCCGGAGCGGTTCTGAAATTTTTTGTAGGCTCGCTCATCAACATCGGCGGAATGAAACCAAACTTCATTATCGCAATGTACTGCATGGCGATTGCATTGATTAACGCAAATGTCGCAGCGGCGGCGGTCATCGGAATTCTTGCAGGCGCAATCTGCCAGTTCTTTCCGGGAACTCCGTACTTGAACTTTGCAAGCGAATTTGCGGGTGCAATCGTGATGTCGCTTCTGATAAAAATTCCGCTTCCTAAGCTTGGAAAAATCGATTTCAAACCGGCAGTCGCAACTTTGTTCAGCACATTCGTGAGCGGCGGACTTTACACAGTTCTGCTGATTTTTGTTCTCGGCGCAGACAAGGCGACACTTGCGGCTTACATTCCGATTGTTCTTTGCACAGCCTGCATTAACGCGGTTCTTGTCCAGCTGCTTTATATTCCGCTGAAAATGACTTTAAAATAATCCAAAATAATCGGTGGCAAAATGATAAGCATAGAAAATTTAAGCTTTGCGTACAGCGGAAGTTCAGTTCCAGCGTTGAAAAACATTTCAATGGAAATTCAGGACGGCGATTTTGTCGGAATAATCGGAGCGTCTGGAGCCGGAAAAACAACACTCAGCTGCGCGATAAACGGAATCATTCCGCACCACTACAAAGGCGAATATTACGGAAAAGTCTGCGTAAACGGAAAAGATGTTTTTGAAAACGATCCGTGCAGCATTGCGCTTGAAGTCGGAAGTGTTTTTCAGGACATCGACAGCCAGATGACTTGCTCTGTTGTTGAAGATGAAATTCTTTTCGGACTTGAAAACTTCGGAATCCCAAAAGACGAAATCGAAAGCCGGCTTGAGTGGGCGTTGAAAGAAACCGGAATTGAAAATCTCCGCAGCCGGGAAATTTCTGGACTTAGCGGCGGACAAAAACAGAAAACCGCAGTTGCCGCAATTCTCGCGCTGAAGCCTAAAATTCTTGTGCTTGACGAGCCGACCGGCGAACTTGACCCGGCATCCAGCAGAAACATTTTTAGAATTCTAAAAGACCTGAATGAATCTTACGGAATGACAATTATTGTAATAGAACAAAAAATCATGCTGCTTTGTGAATTTGCCAAAAAACTTGCCGTGATTGACAAAGGCTCTTTAAAGTCTTTTGGAAATATCCGCGATGTTCTAAAAAATTCCATCGAGCTTGCTTTGCTTGGCGTAAATTATCCGCGCGCAGTTGATTTTTACAAAAGCCTTCTTTCACGCAAAATGATAACGCCGGAAAAAGAAATTTGCATCGACACAAAAGAAGCCGTTTCGCTTGCAGGAGGACTTTTATGATTGAATGCGATTCAGTCCGATTTAGCTACGGAAAAACAAAAGACGCCGAGCTTATCCACGGAATTTCACTTTCAATAGAAGACGGAGAATTTGTCGCGCTCACAGGAGAAAATGGAGCTGGAAAATCAACATTCAGCAAACTTCTTGCAGGAATCTTAAAGCCTTCCGACGGAAAAATCAGCGTAAACGGAATCGACACAAAAAAAGCGAAAAACAGTGTGCTTGCAAAAAACACAGGCTTCCTTTTTCAGAATCCTGACCGCCAGCTTTGCACTTACACAGTCCGGGACGAAATTGCATTCGGGCAAAAAGCTTTAAAAACTGGAACGGAAGAAGAAATTTCTAAGCGCACAGAAAAAATTATCGAGCGATTTGGATTCAATCCGGGCGAAGCGCCATTTTCACTTAGCCGAGGACAAAGACAGCGACTTGCATTGGCTTCAATTATCGCAGTCGAACCGAAAGTTATGATTCTTGACGAGCCGACAACCGGGCTTGACTACAAGGAATGCATGGAAATCATGAGCGCAGTAAAAGAGCTGAACAAAAACGGAACAACTGTAATCATGGTTTGCCACGACATGGAGCTTGTTCTTGACTTCGCGCAGCGGATGATTGTTCTTGCAAACGGAAAAATCGAGGCGGACGGAAAAACTCTTGAAATAATGCGCAGCAAAGAAATCTTGCAGAAAGCGAGCCTTCTTCCTCCGCAGATTATTCAGATTGCGCTTGAACTTGAAGAAAAATTTCCGGACAGATTCAATTTTGAAAACGTCCGCACAGCAGATGAACTTGCCGCAAAAATTCAGGAGGCGATAAAATGAAAGGACTTGTCGATTACGTTCCGGGAACTTCTGTTTTCCACAAAATGAATCCAGTTTCAAAGCTGATTTTTTCAATGGCGGTTTGCGCATCATGCTTTATTTCCTCGTCCGCTGAAATTCTAGTTCTGCTTCTTGCCGTTGACATTGCGACTGGAATTCTCTGCGGAATTTCAACAAGGACATTCAGGCTTTTGAAAGGGCTTGTTAAGATTTCGGTTT
The window above is part of the uncultured Treponema sp. genome. Proteins encoded here:
- a CDS encoding CvpA family protein, with protein sequence MMFPAIDIVFLLVVLTFAIIGAINGFLNEVFGKAAPVVSIWVAILFYGRLVSPIEKHLKIHLVSVVLSFLLIFIIAFIVMKILQTAIKNIFGGEIFKDLDRFLGFVFGFLEGLAIVGVVLILMKAQPWFKVDSILDGSFFSRILNPVISIPLESLTKAVEKNSSVPLAIPLEQIQGN
- the murG gene encoding undecaprenyldiphospho-muramoylpentapeptide beta-N-acetylglucosaminyltransferase — protein: MSKKKIVIAFAGGGTGGHIYPGIAIADELKKISNESTEIEIHWIGNSKGMDSAIIEKNLLSLGGSISCFHGIPCGKLRRYFSLKNFTDFFKIFAGFIKSFFILKKIKPDFLFSKGGFVSVPPCAAAVLLKIPYFTHECDFTPGLATRINSKKASKILISYEETKKYFKDFQKEKCIATGNPVRPAFYNDSSEAGKKFLGIDNGCKKNILLILGGSLGANQINNLVIECLDELKKDFIVVHQTGKKFAQENPDIMASGDDNYKPYEFIFNEMVSVIQSADIIISRAGANSLWECAVCSKPMILIPLCGAGTRGDQVDNAEYFANKGAAIALTGKDATKENLLDALSEMKNSETRNKFAESCKSICKEKKPSEIIANLILEQIKI
- a CDS encoding ankyrin repeat domain-containing protein; the encoded protein is MKWLIVAQTAQEENANRAEIFFTSNKCDSEKIVLNQYEKNLKDIFEKISIFDGFLFFSNVENSVLILSCVFGFCYGKKMPVLALDEEKKYCELFPSENEKSSLKNFYSENELFKWLEKNIDEIKSDSLKRANRNSLLEQGISCNADSFEFYLEKEKTEICKSILNSGIDVNSKTLQGVPLLCVATRNDNKEMLELLLEKGADINEVSEDRGYSPVMDAVWRKNYEIAKLLIDHGADLSTMSSDGQSILVLAVGNGNSKIVKLLLDSGADPDVKDSMGMSARGYASLFKNEELMKLMEKNKKCLRKKL
- a CDS encoding tryptophan transporter, giving the protein MNENENLGEKRVLETSEKKGVQIRDLILVAVLLAAGAVLKFFVGSLINIGGMKPNFIIAMYCMAIALINANVAAAAVIGILAGAICQFFPGTPYLNFASEFAGAIVMSLLIKIPLPKLGKIDFKPAVATLFSTFVSGGLYTVLLIFVLGADKATLAAYIPIVLCTACINAVLVQLLYIPLKMTLK
- a CDS encoding ABC transporter ATP-binding protein; its protein translation is MISIENLSFAYSGSSVPALKNISMEIQDGDFVGIIGASGAGKTTLSCAINGIIPHHYKGEYYGKVCVNGKDVFENDPCSIALEVGSVFQDIDSQMTCSVVEDEILFGLENFGIPKDEIESRLEWALKETGIENLRSREISGLSGGQKQKTAVAAILALKPKILVLDEPTGELDPASSRNIFRILKDLNESYGMTIIVIEQKIMLLCEFAKKLAVIDKGSLKSFGNIRDVLKNSIELALLGVNYPRAVDFYKSLLSRKMITPEKEICIDTKEAVSLAGGLL
- a CDS encoding ABC transporter ATP-binding protein; translation: MIECDSVRFSYGKTKDAELIHGISLSIEDGEFVALTGENGAGKSTFSKLLAGILKPSDGKISVNGIDTKKAKNSVLAKNTGFLFQNPDRQLCTYTVRDEIAFGQKALKTGTEEEISKRTEKIIERFGFNPGEAPFSLSRGQRQRLALASIIAVEPKVMILDEPTTGLDYKECMEIMSAVKELNKNGTTVIMVCHDMELVLDFAQRMIVLANGKIEADGKTLEIMRSKEILQKASLLPPQIIQIALELEEKFPDRFNFENVRTADELAAKIQEAIK